CTTGCAGACTAAAACTAGTCCCGGGCTGCTCCACTTTTGACCAGTGCAAGACTTTCTGCCCAAGGCAATAGCGCCCACGATCATCGGCACCGCCCAGCATCCTTTTGAGATAGTCACTTTGCAATAATTCTGGTCGGGCACTGACCTCCAGCATAAGCGGCAATATGCTACCGCCGGTGGTGCGCAAAATGCTGTGCGGCACTTGAGGTAGCGCTTTTACTGGCTCATTAAAATTGGTGTTTTTTGGAGGGTCGGCAAGAGCTGACGATAAAGCTGGCAGGGTTTGCGTGGTGCAAGTCAAAACCAAGCTCAACACGGCTAAAGGCAATGTCGTCCTGGCAAAAGGTCTTTGAATTGTCTTGAGGATTTTCATGATCCAACCGTCGGTAAGCAATAAAGGGCTGCAAACGCACTGGATACCCGGTCTTAAGTCAGACCTTAACGCCCGATAATTATACACAGGTACTCAAGATATATCTAGCTCCGTCAGTTAGCGCTCGCTAGCGCATTGTCTTAGTGCTTGATTCAGAGACTAAATGCTCTTAATTAACTAGTACTTGAGTCAATAAGCTATTTACACCCGACTTTCATTTCATATAGGGCTAAGGAGTAACCATTTCCCTTTTTGAAATAGAAGAGCCCCCAACACCCTTCCAAGACCTCTGGTACAACAACAACAAAAGCGATCTAGCGGCAATCCGTGCCCGGTTACAGCTCGCTCCAGTGTCTGGCTCTTCATAACAAAAACCCGCCGCAAGCTCCTGTGACTTCGGCGTCAACATCATGTGAGGTATTACATATGGCTCAAAAGCTCAATCTCAAGTGTTTTGCAGAGCAGCGCGACCTGATCACTCCCAACGGCAAGTTGGCTGTGCTCTGTGTCGACATGGACGGCACCACCATCGAATGTCAGCCCTACTTCGACGAGGCTTTCGATGAGTTCGCCATCCTGATGGGATTGCTCGGTGTCCCCGAACTCGAATCCCAGAACGCTCTCAAGCGTATCTATTACGGCAGCATGCCGCACCGCGGTTTCGAACGCCATCGCTTCCCCGAAGCTCTGGTCGAGACCTACCGGGATCTGCGCGACAAGTTCAACTTGACCCAGGTCACGCCCGAACAGGAAGACAAGTTCTTCTCCCTGCTCAAGGGCATCGGCTCAGCACCGTTCTTCCGCAAGCCCAAGCTTTTCGCCGACTGTGTCCAGGTGCTCACCCAGGCACATGAACGGTTCTTGCTTGTGGCTGTCACCGTCGGCGACTACGAAGCCCAGCTCTTCAAGATTCGCCAGAGCGGTCTGGAGAAGCTCTTCGACGACCGCATCATCACCCTGGAGGAGGGCAAGGACAAGCTCGTTGCCCAGCTCATCAAGGACTACAACATCGACCCCGAGTACTCTGCCTTCATCGGCAACAGCATTCGCTCCGATGGTGTCTGCCTCAACGTGATGAACTTCATCCACGTGCCCTTCGAGACCTCCCTGTCCAAGGACGGCGACAAGCTGCCCGAGAACACCGGCTTCAGCACGTACAAGGTGAAGAACTGGCGCGACGCGCAGGAGAATGCCATCAATCGCCTGATTCGTCAGCGCGACATGGCTCTCTCCGGTCTGATCGCTCCTGATGGTCGCAGCGGCGTCTGTGGTTCGCATGTGCGCAAGCCGCGCGCTACCACTCGCAAGAAGACCACTGCCTGATCCAGGCAGCTTGCGGCAAAAGCAGTGGCGGTCCAAAAGACTGCCACTGCTACGAAATTTTCTCCGGCTATTCTGTCCTCACGGACATCTGTGCTCGCATTTGAGCACAATTGCAAGGAGTAACAACAGATGATGCACCCCTACAAGGTCTTCCTCTTCTTCCTCTTCGCCACTGCCATCACCGCCCTCTTTGGCGTCGGTGTCGCGCTCCCCACGGGAGACCTGGCTATGTCGATGCTTTCGCTCGGCGTCACCTCGGTGGTCACCGCCCTTTGTGCACTGGCTGGCGGCATGGGCGTGACCATTTCCACCCGCGCCACTTTCAGCCTGATGCAGACCGGTCGTCTGATTCAGTGGCCTGCTTTCATGCTTTCGGCATGGGCTGGGCTCTCGATTTCGTCCTTCATCCTGGGCGCCGCTCTGACTGTCACCAGTGGCTTTTTGGCCTCTGCCGTGATTTTCGGTCTGGCCTTTGGCTGGGGCTATTTCCGCAAGGAAATCCCCTGGAAGGGTCGCACCTGGCTGCCGGCCAAGATGCCCAAGCGCTAAGCGCTAAATAAAAGAGGCTCAAAAGAGCCCGCAACATAAACTCTCAGGGTCACTTTCTCACAAGGAAAGTGACCCTTCTTCTTCCCTTTTGTTTTTTGCAACCTACTACTACTATCCATAGTATTCAATATTGATACTCAACCTTGTCCTTCAGGCATTGCACATTTGCTGGCAGGATTGGCTGCACTATCAATCTTTTTGGAGCGATTTGCATCAGTTTTATTGGGACGGTAAGAGCGGATCTGCAGATAGTCCTGTCAAATCCACACTGGTGAGCATTTTTAGCAACCGGGTCAAATTGGGCTGCGCTAGGGAGATTTGGTTAGCAACGACACAGTCACTAGCTTTGATATTGCCCCTGGGTGCCCGTCTTTGCTAGTTCTAGGCGTTCACATGCCAATTTCAATCTCAATAACTATCCAGGAGTCGTATTACTTCCAAGCAATCTAATCACATCACAGTTTGATAGTCGCAATAGCAATCTAAATGCTCTTCTTCCGCTTCTTCAGGCAGACGCAACTGGCTGCACAAATAGCTCTTGCTCAAGTTTGCCCGACCGATTCAACTACCTTTTAGGAATTATCCATGAACGAATTCATCTCAATAAAACTGGCTCACTTCCGCTTTAACGATTGCCCACAACCTCCGCACCACAGCGCCATCACGAAACTTTATCCTCAAATATTTTGGTCACAATCGTGCTTACTCAGAGAGGCTCATTGACCAGGTGCGCTTTATTCTCACTGCCCCGGGTCATCTTTCAGAAGTCCTGCGTGTCAGCCTCAAAGGCGTTACCTTTGATGGCGGTGCACCAGTAGGAGAGGCCCAAAAAGTAGTCGAACTAGCTGAAAGTATGGGATTCAATGTCACTTTTCCAGTCACCCTTGGATCTACCCGCGAGATGTCGGTCATAAGATCTGCCAATGTCGTC
The sequence above is a segment of the Candidatus Obscuribacter sp. genome. Coding sequences within it:
- a CDS encoding HAD family hydrolase yields the protein MAQKLNLKCFAEQRDLITPNGKLAVLCVDMDGTTIECQPYFDEAFDEFAILMGLLGVPELESQNALKRIYYGSMPHRGFERHRFPEALVETYRDLRDKFNLTQVTPEQEDKFFSLLKGIGSAPFFRKPKLFADCVQVLTQAHERFLLVAVTVGDYEAQLFKIRQSGLEKLFDDRIITLEEGKDKLVAQLIKDYNIDPEYSAFIGNSIRSDGVCLNVMNFIHVPFETSLSKDGDKLPENTGFSTYKVKNWRDAQENAINRLIRQRDMALSGLIAPDGRSGVCGSHVRKPRATTRKKTTA